In Prinia subflava isolate CZ2003 ecotype Zambia chromosome 8, Cam_Psub_1.2, whole genome shotgun sequence, the genomic window GGCCGCCTGGCCGAGTGCGAGCCGGGCAGCGAGCAGAgcctgggtgctgtgctggctgccgCCAGCTACCTCCAGATCCCCGGCTTGGTGGCCCTTTGCAAGAAGAAGCTGAAGCGCAGCGGCAAGTACTGCCACCTGCGCGGGGGCTACGCGCCCTACAAGCTGGGCCGCGGGCTGCGGGCCGCCACGCCGGTCATCCAGGCTTGCTACTCGGGGACGCCGCGGCCCGTGGACCTGCCGCCCGTGGAGCCGGCGGCGCCGCTCAACACGCAGTGCGGGGAGCTGTACGCCTCGGCCGCCCAGGGCGCCCCGCTGCACCCCCACGGGCTCTGCCCGCCCGAGCGCCACTGCTCGCCACCCTGCGGCCTCGACCTCTCCAAGAAGAGCCCCACCggcccctctgcccagctcctgcccaccGACCGCCTGCTGCCCAGCGAGCCCCGCGAGCCCTCGCTGCCTCCACGGCACGACAGCCCCCCCGTCAGCGCCGGCCTCCTGGGCAGCCACGCTGCTGCCTACAAGGACTCCCCACCGGGCGGAGAGCCGGGGGGGCACCCCCACGCCCCCGACCCCTTCCGCAGCACGCCGCCCTGCGCCGAGCCCCCGCTGCCCCGCGCTGACGGGCGAGAGCTGATGTACCGCTGGATGAAGCACGAGCCCCTGGGCCCCTACCTGGACGAGGGGGAGGcggagaaggagctggagcgGGAGGAGAAGGCCGAATCGCCGCCTGCGGCGCCGCAGCCGCGCTACCCCAGCGTGGAGAGCAACGACCTGGAGCCCGACAACAGCACGAGCGAGGAGACGGGCAGCAGCGAGGGCCCCTCGCCCGGCGACGCGCTGGACCGCTACTGCAACCACCTGGGCTACGAGCCGGAGAGCCTGGGCGACAACCTGTACGTCTGCATCCCCTGCGGCAAGGGCTTCCCCAGCTCCGAGCAGCTCAACGCCCACGTGGAGGCCCACAACGAAGAGGAGCTCTATCACAAGGCGGCGGCCGAGCAGGCCGTGCCCTTCCTGGACAAAGGCggcccagggctgggtgacATCTTGCGGCCTTACCGCTGCTCGTCCTGCGACAAGTCCTACAAGGACCCGGCCACGCTGCGGCAGCACGAGAAGACGCACTGGCTGACGCGGCCCTACCCCTGCACCATCTGCGGCAAGAAGTTCACGCAGCGCGGCACCATGACCCGCCACATGCGCAGCCACCTCGGCCTGAAGCCCTTCGCCTGCGACGCCTGCGGGATGCGCTTCACCCGGCAGTACCGCCTGACCGAGCACATGCGCATCCACTCGGGCGAGAAGCCCTACGAGTGCCAGGTGTGCGGCGGGAAGTTCGCGCAGCAGCGCAACCTCATCAGCCACATGAAGATGCACGCGGCCGGCCCCGACGGCAAGGCCAAGCTGGACTTCCCCGACAGCGTCTACGCCATGGCCCGCCTCACCGCCGACCAGCTGGGGCTCAAGCAGGAGAAGGCGGCCGAGCTGCTCTCCCACACCTCGCACTTCCTCAGCGACCCCAAGGCCATGGAGAGCCTCTACCCCCTGGCCAAATTCACGGCTGAGCacctggggctgagccaggACAAGGCGGCCGAGGTGCTGGCGCAGGCTCCACACCTCCACACCGAGGCTGCCCGGACCATAGAGCGATACTCGCCCCCCTAGCACCGGCCTGGCCGGGGGGCTGGGGGCGCCGCTGGCTCCCCTCGCTGCCCCGTGTGGAGCTGGGGCGAGAGGTGGTGGGTGCTCGTCCCCTGGCGCTGCCGACGGTCCCGGAGAACTCGCTCGTAGCGAAGGTGCCGTGAGAGCTGCTCCGGGACGGATGGACGGCGTGTCCCTCGCCCAGCGGCCCGGCGTGCCCGGGAGAAGCCGGTAAATCAGGGCCTGACCCCGCCGCCCCTTGCCGCGGGTGGTGCCGGGACTCCGGCACCGGGCGGCAGCGACGCACAAGCTGTGAGGGAGGGCCGCGGCCCGAGGCTTTGGAGGACATGAGCCCGCTCCTTACCTCAGGGCTGCCCCCGGGGGAGGGGACGCCCTCGGCAGCCGCCGCATCGCTCCGGCTGCACGGCGGGACCCGCCGGCGCTCGGCTCTGCCGCGACGGGACCCGGACTGTGCCTCCCCTCCGCCGCGGGCCGTGAGTAGTTCGTCCGTCGTGGCCGG contains:
- the HIC1 gene encoding hypermethylated in cancer 1 protein, whose translation is MRVHRDLSWLAEATGRPGRRARSGMLDAMEVPSHSRQLLLQLNTQRTKGFLCDVIIVVQNALFRAHKNILAASSAYLKSLVVHDNLLNLDHEMVSPGIFRLILDFIYTGRLAECEPGSEQSLGAVLAAASYLQIPGLVALCKKKLKRSGKYCHLRGGYAPYKLGRGLRAATPVIQACYSGTPRPVDLPPVEPAAPLNTQCGELYASAAQGAPLHPHGLCPPERHCSPPCGLDLSKKSPTGPSAQLLPTDRLLPSEPREPSLPPRHDSPPVSAGLLGSHAAAYKDSPPGGEPGGHPHAPDPFRSTPPCAEPPLPRADGRELMYRWMKHEPLGPYLDEGEAEKELEREEKAESPPAAPQPRYPSVESNDLEPDNSTSEETGSSEGPSPGDALDRYCNHLGYEPESLGDNLYVCIPCGKGFPSSEQLNAHVEAHNEEELYHKAAAEQAVPFLDKGGPGLGDILRPYRCSSCDKSYKDPATLRQHEKTHWLTRPYPCTICGKKFTQRGTMTRHMRSHLGLKPFACDACGMRFTRQYRLTEHMRIHSGEKPYECQVCGGKFAQQRNLISHMKMHAAGPDGKAKLDFPDSVYAMARLTADQLGLKQEKAAELLSHTSHFLSDPKAMESLYPLAKFTAEHLGLSQDKAAEVLAQAPHLHTEAARTIERYSPP